From Pirellulales bacterium, the proteins below share one genomic window:
- the zwf gene encoding glucose-6-phosphate dehydrogenase — MTDGQAVPQVDANSPAPAGPCLFVVFGATGDLTKRKLMPSLYNLAQGGHLSENFAVIGVAFDELSTDEFRRRMTEEDVQYQSNKIDPAVLERFASRMHYVKGDFHDPDLYRRLGETISQVDHECQTGGNCLFYLAISPTLFGEVVRQLGAAGLTREGAPPAGSAATDMPAHGWRRVIVEKPFGRDLESAAALNRELGSVLDESQIYRIDHYLGKETVQNILVFRFANGIFEPIWNHRYIDHVRITVAESLGVEERGGYYDHSGALRDMIPNHLFQLVAMVGMESPISFDADAVRDEKAKVLRAIHPLAPEDVLQNAVRGQYGAGKIGDRQIIPYRSAPQVAPDSHTETFVALRLMIDNWRWAGVPFYLRTGKCLPERVTEVVIQFKRAPFSLFRGTPVEHLAANQLVLRIQPDEGISLRFAAKLPGLEVRTGGVNMDFSYEDYFGGTTMTGYETLIYDCMIGDATLFQRDDFVMAGWSVVQPVIDVWQSLPPRDFPNYTAGTWGPPAAEKLWAAGRNF; from the coding sequence ATGACGGACGGCCAGGCCGTGCCGCAGGTCGATGCGAACAGTCCAGCTCCGGCCGGTCCCTGCCTCTTTGTCGTCTTCGGGGCGACCGGCGACCTGACGAAGCGCAAGCTGATGCCCTCGCTCTACAATCTGGCGCAGGGGGGGCATCTCAGCGAAAACTTCGCCGTGATCGGCGTGGCCTTCGACGAGCTGTCGACCGACGAGTTCCGCCGTCGTATGACCGAAGAGGACGTGCAGTACCAGTCGAACAAGATCGACCCCGCGGTCTTGGAACGATTTGCCTCGCGGATGCATTACGTGAAGGGGGACTTTCACGATCCCGATCTGTATCGCCGACTGGGCGAGACCATCTCGCAGGTCGATCACGAGTGCCAGACCGGGGGCAACTGCCTGTTCTACCTGGCGATCTCGCCGACGCTGTTCGGCGAGGTGGTGCGACAATTGGGCGCTGCCGGCCTGACGCGCGAAGGGGCGCCTCCCGCTGGCTCGGCAGCCACCGATATGCCGGCTCACGGCTGGCGCCGAGTCATTGTGGAGAAACCGTTCGGGCGCGATCTGGAATCGGCCGCGGCGCTGAATCGCGAGCTGGGCTCCGTGCTCGACGAGAGCCAGATCTATCGCATCGATCACTATCTCGGCAAAGAAACGGTCCAGAACATCCTCGTCTTCCGCTTTGCCAACGGTATCTTCGAGCCGATCTGGAACCACCGTTACATCGACCACGTGCGCATCACCGTGGCCGAAAGCCTGGGCGTGGAAGAACGGGGCGGATACTACGATCATTCGGGCGCGCTACGCGATATGATCCCCAACCACCTGTTCCAACTGGTGGCGATGGTGGGCATGGAGTCTCCCATCTCGTTCGATGCCGATGCCGTGCGCGATGAAAAGGCGAAGGTGCTCCGTGCCATTCATCCGCTCGCCCCAGAGGACGTGCTACAGAATGCCGTCCGTGGGCAATACGGCGCGGGGAAGATCGGCGACCGCCAGATCATCCCCTATCGCTCGGCGCCCCAGGTCGCGCCCGACTCGCACACCGAGACGTTCGTCGCCCTGCGCCTGATGATCGACAACTGGCGTTGGGCCGGCGTGCCGTTCTATCTGCGCACGGGCAAATGCCTGCCCGAGCGAGTTACCGAGGTGGTGATCCAGTTCAAGCGGGCGCCGTTCTCGCTGTTTCGGGGCACGCCGGTCGAACATCTGGCGGCGAATCAGCTCGTGCTGCGCATCCAGCCCGACGAAGGGATCTCGCTGCGCTTCGCGGCGAAGCTGCCAGGGCTCGAGGTGCGCACCGGCGGCGTAAACATGGATTTTTCGTACGAGGATTACTTCGGCGGCACGACGATGACCGGTTACGAGACGCTGATCTACGACTGCATGATCGGCGACGCGACCCTCTTCCAACGCGACGACTTCGTCATGGCGGGCTGGTCGGTGGTGCAGCCGGTGATCGACGTGTGGCAATCGCTCCCGCCGCGCGACTTCCCCAACTACACGGCCGGCACGTGGGGCCCCCCCGCGGCAGAAAAACTCTGGGCCGCTGGGCGGAATTTCTAA
- a CDS encoding RNA polymerase sigma factor — MSSVDAAHVRQTLDESYRTDSRRVFATLVRLLGDFDLAEEALSDAYASAAQQWPREGVPANPRAWLVSAGRFKAIDAVRRRARFDASLETISRRLDKATSSGQDFDDEKIEDDRLRLIFTCCHPAIDPKVQVPLTLREVCGLTTEEIASAFLTAPATMAQRIVRGKAKIRDAGIPFAIPRAADFPERVASVLGVIYLVFNEGYAASSGDTLTRPDVSQEAIRLGRLLSELLPDPEVKGLLALMLLQESRREARATAEGDIILLEQQDRTKWDASLIAEGLELVERAIASRQFGAYTVQAAIAAVHASAKNAADTNWPQIVALYDALLAIHPSPVVELNRAVAVALSSGPEAGLALIEAILERGDLAEYHLAHAAAGKFNSQLGRREAARTAYERALALARQEPERRFLRQCLHELAEPGAGQPS, encoded by the coding sequence ATGAGCAGTGTTGACGCCGCACACGTTCGCCAGACGCTGGACGAGAGTTACCGCACCGATTCGCGGCGAGTGTTTGCGACGCTGGTGCGGTTGCTGGGCGACTTCGATCTCGCCGAGGAGGCCTTGAGCGACGCCTACGCCTCGGCCGCCCAGCAGTGGCCCCGCGAAGGCGTGCCGGCAAATCCCCGAGCGTGGCTCGTCTCGGCCGGTCGCTTCAAGGCGATCGATGCGGTGCGGCGGCGGGCACGCTTCGACGCTTCACTCGAAACAATCTCGCGCCGGCTCGACAAAGCCACGAGCAGCGGCCAGGATTTCGACGACGAGAAGATCGAAGACGATCGTCTGCGGCTGATCTTCACCTGCTGCCATCCGGCGATCGACCCGAAGGTGCAAGTGCCGCTGACGCTGCGCGAGGTGTGCGGCCTGACGACCGAAGAGATCGCCAGCGCCTTCCTGACGGCTCCGGCCACGATGGCGCAGCGCATCGTGCGCGGCAAGGCGAAGATCCGCGACGCGGGCATTCCGTTTGCTATTCCCCGCGCTGCCGACTTTCCGGAACGAGTCGCCTCGGTGTTGGGGGTGATCTACCTGGTGTTCAACGAGGGATACGCCGCCTCGTCGGGCGATACGCTGACGCGTCCCGATGTCTCGCAGGAGGCGATCCGGTTGGGTCGTTTGCTGAGCGAGTTGCTGCCCGACCCTGAGGTTAAAGGACTGCTGGCTCTGATGCTGTTGCAGGAGTCTCGCCGCGAGGCGCGTGCCACGGCCGAGGGAGATATCATCCTGCTCGAGCAGCAAGACCGGACGAAGTGGGATGCGAGCCTGATCGCCGAGGGTTTGGAACTGGTCGAGCGGGCAATCGCGAGCCGGCAGTTTGGCGCCTATACGGTTCAGGCGGCGATCGCGGCGGTACATGCCAGCGCCAAAAACGCCGCTGATACGAACTGGCCGCAGATCGTCGCGCTGTACGATGCGCTGCTGGCGATCCATCCTTCGCCGGTGGTCGAATTGAATCGCGCGGTGGCCGTCGCCCTGAGCTCCGGTCCCGAGGCGGGGCTCGCCCTGATCGAGGCGATTCTCGAACGGGGCGATCTGGCGGAGTATCATCTTGCCCACGCGGCCGCGGGCAAGTTCAACTCGCAACTGGGCCGGCGCGAAGCTGCCCGAACCGCGTACGAACGGGCCCTGGCTCTCGCCCGGCAGGAGCCCGAGCGGCGATTTCTGCGGCAATGTCTGCACGAGCTGGCCGAGCCAGGCGCCGGCCAGCCGTCGTAA
- a CDS encoding VOC family protein produces MMTTAITPYLFFSGRCEEALEFYRQALDAEIEMVMRFNESPDAPPPGMLQAGFETKVMHASFVVGNCRVMASDGCDDQSKFDGFRLALTMADEAAAHKTFNALADGGNADMPLGKTFWSPCYGMVTDRFNVGWMVMVPGEAPQS; encoded by the coding sequence ATCATGACGACCGCCATTACCCCCTATCTGTTCTTTTCCGGCCGCTGCGAAGAGGCGCTGGAGTTTTATCGCCAGGCGCTCGACGCCGAGATCGAAATGGTCATGCGGTTCAACGAGAGCCCCGACGCTCCCCCTCCCGGCATGTTGCAGGCAGGCTTCGAGACGAAAGTGATGCATGCCTCGTTCGTCGTGGGAAACTGCCGAGTCATGGCCTCCGACGGCTGCGACGACCAATCGAAGTTCGACGGATTCCGCCTGGCGCTGACCATGGCGGATGAGGCTGCCGCTCACAAAACGTTCAACGCCCTGGCCGACGGCGGCAACGCCGATATGCCGCTCGGCAAGACCTTCTGGTCTCCCTGCTATGGCATGGTCACCGATCGATTCAATGTCGGTTGGATGGTGATGGTGCCGGGCGAAGCGCCACAATCGTAG